From a single Hemitrygon akajei chromosome 28, sHemAka1.3, whole genome shotgun sequence genomic region:
- the LOC140717470 gene encoding avidin-like — translation MLRKLPRLTLLLALGIVGASCSTGVQTLTGCWTNELGSTANIMMDEDGTLQGIYRSAVSRTGTQAEGELIGFQVDIAHPTFGFVVKWTTESVRGNVTAWTGQMFVAEGTQTLKTMWLLRSGSSVDGNWAATLTGTDIFTRCIVKCGSAGGDGSERECDPGE, via the exons ATGCTGCGCAAACTTCCCCGCCTGACCCTCCTGTTGGCGCTGGGCATCGTCGGTGCCTCCTGTTCCACTGGG GTCCAGACTCTGACCGGCTGCTGGACTAATGAACTGGGGTCGACGGCGAACATCATGATGGACGAGGACGGGACCCTGCAAGGCATCTACAGATCCGCAGTGTCCCGCACTGGGACGCAGGCTGAAGGGGAGCTAATCGGATTCCAGGTCGATATCGCGCATCCGACCTTTGGGTTTGTGGTGAAGTGGACTACAG AGTCGGTCCGGGGGAATGTCACAGCGTGGACCGGACAGATGTTTGTCgcagaaggaacccaaactttgAAGACGATGTGGCTTCTCCGATCAGGATCCTCCGTCGACGGCAACTGGGCGGCGACCCT GACGGGGACGGACATATTCACTCGTTGTATCGTGAAGTGCGGATCTGCGGGCGGAGACGGAAGTGAGCGGGAATGTGACCCCGGCGAGTAA